Proteins encoded within one genomic window of Hermetia illucens chromosome 2, iHerIll2.2.curated.20191125, whole genome shotgun sequence:
- the LOC119647472 gene encoding probable phospholipid hydroperoxide glutathione peroxidase isoform X3 produces MRRKIRVAKMSDEDYKSAGSVYDFTVKDNAGNDVKLDKYKGHPLLIVNIASKCGLTKNNYQKITQLKEKYYEQGLRILSFPCNQFGGQMPEANGEEMVCHLRDAKADVGDVFAKINVNGKDADPLYKYLKHKQGGTLGDAIKWNFTKFLVDKNGQPVKRYSPTTDPMDIAQDIEKYL; encoded by the exons gTAGCCAAGATGTCGGACGAAGACTATAAATCAGCAGGTTCAGTTTACGACTTCACCGTAAAAGACAACGCTGGGAATGATGTAAAACTTGACAAGTACAAGGGACATCCCCTTCTCATTGTCAACATTGCGTCCAAGTGTGGACTCACCAAGAACAACTATCAGAAAATCACACAATTAAAAGAGAAGTACTACGAACAGGGTTTGAGAATTCTATCGTTTCCATGTAATCAGTTTGGTGGGCAGATGCCGGAAGCCAATGGGGAGGAAATGGTTTGCCATCTAAGAGATGCTAAGGCGGATGTTGGAGACGTTTTTGCAAAG ATAAACGTTAACGGAAAAGATGCTGATCCTCTCTACAAGTATCTGAAACACAAACAAGGAGGCACTTTGGGTGATGCGATCAAGTGGAATTTCACTAAATTCTTGGTAGATAAAAATGGACAGCCAGTGAAGCGCTACTCTCCCACAACTGATCCCATGGATATTGCCCAAGATATTgagaaatatttataa
- the LOC119647472 gene encoding probable phospholipid hydroperoxide glutathione peroxidase isoform X4 has protein sequence MSDEDYKSAGSVYDFTVKDNAGNDVKLDKYKGHPLLIVNIASKCGLTKNNYQKITQLKEKYYEQGLRILSFPCNQFGGQMPEANGEEMVCHLRDAKADVGDVFAKINVNGKDADPLYKYLKHKQGGTLGDAIKWNFTKFLVDKNGQPVKRYSPTTDPMDIAQDIEKYL, from the exons ATGTCGGACGAAGACTATAAATCAGCAGGTTCAGTTTACGACTTCACCGTAAAAGACAACGCTGGGAATGATGTAAAACTTGACAAGTACAAGGGACATCCCCTTCTCATTGTCAACATTGCGTCCAAGTGTGGACTCACCAAGAACAACTATCAGAAAATCACACAATTAAAAGAGAAGTACTACGAACAGGGTTTGAGAATTCTATCGTTTCCATGTAATCAGTTTGGTGGGCAGATGCCGGAAGCCAATGGGGAGGAAATGGTTTGCCATCTAAGAGATGCTAAGGCGGATGTTGGAGACGTTTTTGCAAAG ATAAACGTTAACGGAAAAGATGCTGATCCTCTCTACAAGTATCTGAAACACAAACAAGGAGGCACTTTGGGTGATGCGATCAAGTGGAATTTCACTAAATTCTTGGTAGATAAAAATGGACAGCCAGTGAAGCGCTACTCTCCCACAACTGATCCCATGGATATTGCCCAAGATATTgagaaatatttataa